In one Lachnospiraceae bacterium GAM79 genomic region, the following are encoded:
- a CDS encoding response regulator transcription factor: MTYQILMIEDDEQICEVVKDYFTRESENEIVVRTAQNGQDGLDLFETERVDLVLLDIMLPGMDGFAICREMRRTSMVPILFLTARSSERDILLGYDLGCDDYIIKPFSLVTLYAKCKALIRRSKDISRTGELVCGRIHMKPSEYRVLVDSQEIELAPKEFALLRMLLENKNKTVARERLLIGVWGYDYDGSDRCVDNHIRKIRKHLGSAGKQIKTVIGNGYQIRGDDDEKEQKQ; the protein is encoded by the coding sequence ATGATTGAAGATGATGAACAGATCTGCGAAGTGGTGAAAGATTACTTTACCAGAGAAAGTGAAAATGAGATCGTGGTACGGACGGCACAGAACGGACAGGACGGGCTGGATTTATTTGAGACGGAACGGGTGGATCTTGTATTGTTAGACATCATGCTTCCGGGAATGGACGGCTTTGCGATCTGCCGGGAGATGCGCAGGACGAGCATGGTTCCGATCCTGTTTTTAACAGCCAGAAGTTCCGAACGGGATATCCTGCTTGGATATGATCTCGGCTGTGACGATTATATCATCAAACCATTTTCCCTTGTGACCTTATATGCGAAATGCAAGGCACTGATCAGACGATCAAAGGATATCAGCAGAACCGGAGAACTGGTCTGCGGCAGGATACATATGAAGCCGTCGGAGTACAGGGTTCTTGTGGATTCTCAGGAAATTGAACTTGCGCCGAAAGAGTTTGCATTGTTACGGATGCTGCTCGAGAACAAAAACAAAACTGTGGCAAGGGAACGACTGCTGATCGGGGTATGGGGCTATGATTATGATGGCAGTGATCGTTGCGTGGATAATCACATTCGAAAGATCCGAAAACATCTTGGAAGTGCAGGAAAGCAGATTAAAACAGTGATAGGAAATGGATATCAGATACGGGGTGATGACGATGAAAAAGAACAAAAACAATAA
- a CDS encoding HAMP domain-containing histidine kinase, translated as MKKNKNNKKRNAILSERQKRKRQKVRRKWIWISSGIIAVSIMLYLLVIGYYRNQVNLELKEYFQVSTNSVSASLAECQEDIAGMTDIEEARNRIQEIFAEENTPYFLTAVYRRHLESSDAVDNIEEKDDVNVADENQETETTKHTDENDTEKLEQQVQDIEDDMEQMQSEVQMYSPIMPSFRQVVQNADAGEFAWSLHGRVDDANQYSKTSRYLLDKMETLGTYPEDTTESISGYLGENYYFKSQYIVFDNDIYYIVSAMYADPFGWHTEGIWLFYGGLAVVFLIIIATILTAFISCRRTFSQMEDAERKETVITALAHDVKSPLMAISGYAENLKQLNQTGECRHYIDVILENTSYMNELLCQLSEYIKLGKMEALQTESVSIEQIWEPLQERYQNLLDEKGLEVRMSGNCTVKGDPLMLSHMLENLFVNAIKYSLKGSVIRLVLKEDHLILSNPMEQSIATDPEELWKPFVKGDETRTGRSGSGIGLSIVQEIMQIFGYHGSLKTEDGEFEVTIYF; from the coding sequence ATGAAAAAGAACAAAAACAATAAAAAAAGAAATGCCATATTGTCGGAGCGGCAGAAAAGAAAAAGACAAAAGGTAAGAAGAAAATGGATATGGATTTCATCTGGCATTATAGCAGTCAGCATAATGTTGTATCTGCTGGTGATCGGTTATTACAGAAATCAGGTCAATCTGGAATTAAAAGAATATTTTCAGGTGTCAACAAATAGTGTCAGTGCAAGTTTGGCTGAATGTCAGGAAGATATTGCAGGTATGACAGATATAGAGGAAGCCCGTAATAGAATACAGGAGATCTTTGCGGAGGAAAATACACCATATTTTTTGACAGCAGTTTACAGGCGGCATTTGGAAAGCTCAGATGCAGTAGACAATATAGAAGAAAAAGACGATGTAAATGTTGCAGATGAAAATCAAGAAACAGAAACTACGAAGCATACAGACGAAAATGATACAGAAAAATTAGAACAACAGGTACAGGATATAGAGGATGATATGGAGCAGATGCAGTCCGAAGTACAGATGTATTCACCGATTATGCCTTCTTTCCGGCAGGTGGTTCAAAATGCTGATGCAGGGGAATTTGCATGGAGTCTTCATGGCAGAGTAGATGATGCCAATCAGTATAGTAAGACGAGCAGGTATTTGTTGGATAAGATGGAGACCCTCGGAACATATCCGGAAGATACAACAGAGAGTATAAGTGGTTATCTGGGTGAAAACTATTATTTTAAAAGTCAATATATCGTTTTTGACAATGATATATACTATATCGTATCCGCTATGTATGCAGATCCATTTGGCTGGCATACAGAAGGCATCTGGTTATTTTATGGAGGGCTTGCAGTTGTATTTCTCATTATAATTGCAACGATCCTGACTGCGTTTATATCCTGTAGACGGACATTTTCACAGATGGAAGATGCAGAGAGAAAAGAAACGGTTATTACAGCACTTGCACATGATGTAAAAAGTCCATTGATGGCAATTTCCGGGTATGCAGAGAATCTGAAACAGTTAAACCAGACAGGAGAGTGCCGGCATTACATAGATGTTATTTTGGAAAATACATCTTACATGAATGAACTTTTATGTCAGTTAAGCGAGTATATCAAGCTTGGTAAAATGGAAGCGTTACAGACAGAGTCTGTAAGCATCGAACAGATATGGGAGCCGTTACAGGAACGGTATCAGAATCTTCTGGATGAAAAAGGTCTGGAGGTAAGAATGTCAGGAAACTGTACGGTAAAAGGTGATCCGCTGATGCTTTCCCATATGTTAGAGAATCTGTTTGTAAATGCAATTAAGTATTCACTGAAAGGAAGTGTGATCCGGCTGGTATTAAAGGAAGATCATCTGATCCTTAGCAATCCGATGGAACAGTCGATTGCAACCGATCCGGAGGAGTTATGGAAGCCATTTGTAAAGGGAGACGAAACAAGAACCGGCAGAAGCGGAAGCGGAATCGGATTGAGCATCGTGCAGGAAATCATGCAGATATTCGGCTACCACGGAAGTTTAAAAACAGAAGACGGTGAATTTGAAGTAACAATTTATTTTTAA